Proteins from a genomic interval of Paenibacillus lentus:
- a CDS encoding energy-coupling factor transporter transmembrane component T family protein codes for MVTQGGIAKKFPLERLDPLSKLVALFCLAILAMRMEHPIPQAVMLLFVLVAAIAGAGMSMGRLGRRVLFIAGFGLPLFILTSISAAAGQIYLTLGPFSLTEVGLLHGAAVTLRMMVLFLSSLIYIESTDAKDFIVIMAQRLKLPYRFLFGISMALTFLPLLEAEAKITNAARKIRGGRAPRGIKERLTMGRSQLFSIFAGAIRRVQQTAGAMDAKGFGAFENRTYFRDVRIGISGYVVCFTSIFALVILLLL; via the coding sequence ATGGTGACACAAGGGGGAATTGCAAAAAAATTTCCGCTAGAGCGACTCGATCCGTTAAGCAAACTGGTGGCTTTGTTCTGTTTGGCTATTTTGGCGATGCGTATGGAGCACCCGATTCCGCAAGCTGTGATGCTGTTGTTCGTCTTGGTTGCTGCTATAGCTGGAGCGGGAATGAGTATGGGGCGGCTAGGCAGAAGAGTATTATTTATCGCGGGCTTTGGGTTGCCGCTATTTATTCTGACATCGATCTCAGCCGCTGCAGGACAGATTTATTTAACCTTGGGGCCATTTTCATTGACCGAAGTTGGGCTGCTTCACGGGGCGGCCGTTACATTGCGAATGATGGTATTGTTCCTCTCATCGCTGATCTATATTGAATCTACGGATGCCAAGGACTTTATCGTCATTATGGCTCAGCGGCTAAAACTGCCCTACCGTTTCCTGTTTGGGATATCTATGGCATTGACCTTTCTGCCCTTATTAGAAGCAGAGGCCAAAATAACCAATGCCGCACGGAAAATACGCGGAGGACGGGCTCCACGCGGTATTAAAGAGCGCCTAACGATGGGCCGCAGTCAGTTGTTCTCTATTTTTGCGGGGGCGATCCGCCGTGTTCAGCAAACTGCCGGAGCGATGGATGCCAAGGGATTTGGAGCCTTTGAGAACCGTACCTATTTCCGTGATGTAAGGATAGGGATTAGCGGTTATGTCGTCTGTTTCACTAGCATCTTCGCACTTGTGATACTGCTGCTTTTATAG
- a CDS encoding GNAT family N-acetyltransferase: MKLYRCGGYIPVIESERLRLRKMERADAQRMFQFWSDPEVVKYMNIPPFASVEDTLEMIQLLNTLSESEDALRWGIELKEEGQLIGSCGFNVWELSGSYRGEIGYDLGKEYWGHGYMSEAMRMVLSYGYQTIGLNRIEALVHPHNAASQRLLRAFDFTEEGLLRQYQKTEDGFVDLLMFSLLRQEYYSGGKAW, translated from the coding sequence ATGAAATTGTATAGATGCGGGGGATATATACCCGTTATTGAAAGCGAACGATTGCGTTTAAGAAAAATGGAGCGAGCAGATGCCCAGCGGATGTTTCAATTTTGGAGCGATCCTGAGGTCGTTAAATATATGAATATCCCTCCATTTGCCTCTGTGGAGGATACATTGGAAATGATTCAATTGTTAAACACACTGTCGGAGAGTGAGGATGCTTTACGCTGGGGAATCGAATTGAAGGAAGAGGGACAATTGATAGGCAGCTGCGGCTTTAACGTTTGGGAGCTGTCGGGGTCCTATCGCGGGGAAATCGGATATGATTTAGGCAAGGAATATTGGGGACACGGATACATGTCGGAGGCGATGCGTATGGTTCTGTCCTACGGCTACCAGACGATAGGCTTAAACCGGATTGAGGCGCTTGTGCACCCGCACAATGCTGCTTCCCAAAGGCTGCTTCGGGCTTTTGATTTTACGGAAGAAGGTTTGCTTCGGCAGTACCAGAAGACGGAGGATGGTTTTGTGGATTTGCTGATGTTTTCGCTGCTCAGGCAAGAATATTATTCGGGAGGAAAAGCATGGTGA